A single window of Meiothermus sp. DNA harbors:
- a CDS encoding glycosyltransferase family 2 protein, translated as MDTTVLIPAYNEEAHIAAVVAVALEAGLPVLVVDDGSTDQTALAAEKAGARVLRLPENRGKSQALAYGLAHVQTPYLLLLDADLVGLKPKHLLALLEPVRSGKLDMAIGVFKAGGLMTDFGNRATPFLSGQRACTTAWLKSVPNLTERRWPEPAITDHLARTQARWAYVELPGAGQIMKEQKRGFWRGLGMRLRMYAELLKYRRGKTRV; from the coding sequence ATGGACACCACGGTCTTGATCCCGGCCTACAACGAGGAAGCCCATATCGCCGCCGTGGTGGCCGTAGCGCTGGAAGCGGGCTTGCCGGTACTGGTAGTTGACGACGGCTCTACCGACCAAACCGCCTTGGCCGCCGAAAAGGCCGGTGCCCGGGTGCTGCGCCTGCCCGAGAACCGGGGCAAGAGCCAAGCCCTGGCCTATGGGCTGGCCCACGTACAAACCCCCTACCTACTGCTGCTCGACGCCGACCTGGTGGGGCTAAAACCCAAGCACCTGCTGGCTTTGCTCGAGCCCGTTCGTAGCGGCAAACTGGACATGGCCATTGGGGTCTTCAAAGCAGGGGGCCTTATGACCGATTTTGGCAACCGGGCCACCCCTTTTTTGTCGGGGCAGCGGGCCTGTACCACCGCCTGGCTGAAAAGCGTACCCAACCTGACCGAACGCCGCTGGCCGGAGCCCGCCATCACCGACCACCTGGCCCGCACCCAGGCCCGCTGGGCCTACGTCGAGCTTCCCGGTGCCGGGCAGATCATGAAAGAGCAAAAGCGCGGTTTCTGGAGGGGTCTGGGCATGCGCCTCCGAATGTACGCCGAACTCTTGAAATACCGCAGGGGGAAGACTCGAGTATAA
- a CDS encoding RIP metalloprotease, with protein MSFLWFLLIISISIFVHELGHYLAARWQGVGVKNFGVGFGPTLLKFDRWGTTWRLNAIPLGGYAEIEGMMPGDTHGYARLSAPGKFFILVGGVVMNLLLAWGVLASLASIQGVPQTQAVVTEVLPGSLAEQAGFRVGDRILSLNGERLQSYDQVTRFRQTPGEKVFVVLRDGQEVALRFNWDNTQTRLGIVYRAELIGYTRINFFQGLGRAIGETVGAVPRFVQEFVGSIARILSGQQVQGVAGPVGIVNITGQAAQQGLGTLVGLLAAINLSLAVFNLLPIPGLDGGRILVLLANVLTGGRIKPETEARLSYGGFVFLILLIVLVTINDIRNLAGG; from the coding sequence ATGAGCTTCCTCTGGTTTCTCTTGATTATCTCCATCAGCATCTTCGTGCACGAGCTGGGCCATTACCTGGCGGCCCGCTGGCAAGGAGTGGGGGTCAAGAATTTTGGCGTGGGCTTTGGCCCCACCTTGCTCAAGTTCGACCGCTGGGGCACCACCTGGCGGCTCAACGCCATTCCCCTGGGTGGCTACGCCGAAATTGAGGGCATGATGCCCGGCGACACCCACGGCTATGCGCGGCTCTCGGCGCCGGGTAAGTTCTTCATTCTGGTGGGCGGGGTGGTGATGAACCTGCTCCTGGCCTGGGGGGTGCTGGCATCCCTGGCCTCCATCCAGGGCGTACCCCAGACCCAGGCGGTGGTGACCGAGGTACTGCCCGGCAGCCTAGCCGAGCAGGCCGGTTTCCGGGTGGGCGACCGGATTCTAAGCCTAAACGGGGAGCGGCTTCAGTCCTACGACCAGGTCACCCGCTTCCGCCAGACCCCCGGCGAGAAGGTTTTCGTGGTGTTGAGGGATGGTCAGGAAGTGGCCCTGCGCTTCAACTGGGACAACACCCAAACCAGACTGGGCATCGTCTACCGGGCCGAGCTAATCGGTTACACCCGCATCAACTTCTTCCAGGGGCTTGGTCGGGCCATCGGCGAAACGGTGGGGGCGGTGCCGCGCTTTGTGCAGGAGTTTGTGGGGAGTATTGCCCGTATCCTCTCGGGCCAGCAAGTCCAGGGGGTGGCGGGGCCGGTTGGCATCGTGAACATCACCGGTCAGGCTGCCCAGCAGGGCTTGGGTACCCTGGTAGGGCTGCTGGCGGCCATCAATCTTTCGCTCGCAGTGTTCAACCTGCTGCCCATTCCAGGGCTGGATGGGGGGCGCATCCTGGTACTTCTGGCCAATGTCCTCACTGGTGGACGCATCAAACCCGAGACCGAAGCCCGGCTCTCCTACGGCGGCTTTGTATTTCTAATTCTGCTGATCGTACTGGTAACCATCAACGATATCCGCAACCTGGCCGGTGGGTAG
- the dxr gene encoding 1-deoxy-D-xylulose-5-phosphate reductoisomerase, with protein MSDTPKRIVVLGSTGSIGTQTLEVCRWRGYRVVGLVAGKNLDLLSQQIVEFQPEVVAADEALWPELRSRFPGLRLAEVTQVAAWPADVVVAAIPGLAGLPGVRAAVQQGRRLALANKESMVAAGPLLWQEAEHSGAEIIPVDSEHSALFQSLVGEPLQDVAELILTASGGPFLHEPADLSKVTPQMALKHPRWKMGPKVTIDSSTLFNKGLEVLEAVQLFKVPIEKVKVQIHPQSYVHSMVRFQDGNIKAQLGPTDMRLAIQYALTYPHRPPTPLRDAPIPERLDFYPPDTQRFPALALAYEAGRKGGLAPVVLNAADEIAVEAFLNGQIGYAQIPGVLEKVLQQTPEAPLTWDNVYQADLEAREWARALLKVKA; from the coding sequence ATGAGCGATACCCCTAAACGCATTGTAGTGCTGGGCTCGACCGGCTCCATCGGCACCCAGACTCTGGAGGTGTGCCGCTGGCGGGGCTACCGGGTGGTGGGGCTGGTGGCAGGCAAGAACCTAGACCTCCTATCCCAGCAAATTGTCGAGTTTCAACCGGAAGTGGTAGCCGCCGACGAGGCCTTGTGGCCTGAGCTGCGCTCCCGCTTTCCGGGCTTGCGCCTAGCCGAGGTGACGCAGGTGGCCGCCTGGCCGGCGGATGTGGTGGTGGCCGCCATTCCGGGCCTGGCAGGATTACCGGGCGTGCGCGCCGCAGTGCAGCAGGGCCGCCGACTGGCCCTGGCCAACAAAGAAAGCATGGTGGCCGCAGGGCCATTGCTCTGGCAGGAAGCCGAGCACAGCGGAGCCGAGATTATCCCAGTGGACTCCGAGCACTCGGCCCTTTTTCAGAGTCTGGTGGGCGAGCCCTTGCAGGATGTGGCCGAGCTGATCCTGACCGCCTCGGGGGGGCCTTTTTTGCACGAGCCGGCCGATCTCTCCAAGGTTACGCCCCAGATGGCCCTCAAGCACCCCCGCTGGAAGATGGGGCCCAAGGTGACCATAGACTCCTCGACCCTGTTCAACAAGGGCCTCGAGGTGCTGGAAGCAGTACAACTGTTCAAGGTGCCCATCGAGAAAGTGAAAGTGCAAATTCACCCGCAGTCCTATGTGCATTCGATGGTGCGCTTCCAGGACGGCAATATCAAGGCCCAACTCGGCCCCACCGACATGCGCCTGGCCATCCAGTACGCCCTTACCTACCCCCACCGCCCCCCCACTCCCCTGCGCGACGCGCCCATCCCCGAGCGCCTGGACTTTTATCCCCCCGATACCCAGCGCTTTCCCGCCCTGGCCCTGGCCTACGAAGCCGGACGAAAGGGCGGCCTGGCTCCAGTCGTGCTCAACGCCGCCGACGAGATTGCGGTGGAGGCTTTTCTGAACGGACAGATCGGGTACGCCCAAATTCCTGGGGTGCTGGAAAAAGTGTTGCAGCAGACCCCCGAGGCGCCCCTCACCTGGGACAATGTGTACCAGGCCGACCTCGAGGCCCGCGAGTGGGCTCGAGCGTTGCTCAAAGTGAAGGCTTGA
- a CDS encoding phosphatidate cytidylyltransferase: MQPEARSDASLPTRVISSLVGVVVLFLVLWEGRILMFLALVFILVLGSLELRYMLRNKGIELNMAFLIGGGLVMLLFSLPQLHDVYPGVPWREIALGLVLIGAFSSELIVGANIQRFAYSLMAFLYLPWTLGFFLLLRHSPDGTVGLWILALPLISSFANDIGGYFVGRYLGRRKLAPTISPGKTVEGSIGGIVASFLLLFLFTTIVRSAYPESPFALFRPVELFVVNLVLSFAAQLGDLTESMLKRFCGVKDSGHFLPGHGGLLDRLDSHLFTVPLTYYLLTIFI, encoded by the coding sequence GTGCAGCCGGAAGCCCGATCCGACGCCTCACTGCCCACCCGCGTCATCTCGTCGCTGGTGGGGGTGGTGGTGCTTTTCCTGGTGCTATGGGAAGGGCGCATTCTGATGTTCTTGGCCCTGGTTTTTATTCTGGTGTTGGGGTCGCTCGAGCTGCGCTACATGCTGCGCAACAAGGGCATTGAACTCAACATGGCCTTCCTGATTGGGGGGGGGCTGGTCATGCTCCTCTTTAGCCTGCCGCAGCTCCACGACGTCTATCCGGGCGTGCCCTGGCGGGAAATTGCCCTGGGACTGGTGCTCATTGGGGCCTTTAGCTCCGAGTTAATTGTGGGTGCCAACATCCAGCGCTTCGCCTACAGCCTGATGGCCTTCTTGTACCTGCCTTGGACGCTGGGATTTTTCTTGCTGCTGCGACACAGCCCCGACGGCACGGTGGGCCTTTGGATTCTGGCCCTGCCCCTCATCAGCAGCTTTGCCAACGACATCGGCGGCTACTTCGTGGGCCGCTACCTGGGCCGGCGTAAGCTGGCTCCCACCATTAGCCCCGGCAAAACCGTAGAGGGCTCCATTGGCGGCATCGTGGCAAGCTTTCTGCTGCTCTTTTTGTTTACCACCATCGTGCGCTCGGCCTACCCCGAAAGCCCCTTCGCGCTCTTTCGGCCGGTGGAGCTTTTTGTGGTCAACCTGGTGCTTTCCTTCGCCGCACAACTCGGCGACCTGACCGAGTCCATGCTCAAACGCTTTTGCGGCGTCAAGGACTCCGGCCACTTCCTCCCCGGCCACGGGGGCCTATTAGATCGTCTCGATTCACACCTGTTCACGGTGCCGCTCACCTACTATCTGCTCACCATCTTTATTTGA
- the frr gene encoding ribosome recycling factor: MMLKDLYNDTRQHMQKSLEALEHHLATMRTGRANPAILSNIKVEYYGSAMPLNQVGTVSSPDPRTLVVQSWDPSMLKEIEKAIRDSDLGLNPTNKGDALYINIPPLTEERRKDLVKSVKHYAEEARVAVRNIRREALDKAKKLEKEKHLSEDDIKRAETEIQKITDEFIHKIDEALHKKEQEILGG; encoded by the coding sequence ATCATGCTCAAAGACCTTTACAACGACACCCGGCAACACATGCAAAAATCGCTGGAGGCCCTCGAGCACCACCTCGCCACCATGCGAACCGGAAGGGCCAACCCGGCTATCCTGAGCAACATCAAGGTCGAGTATTACGGCTCGGCCATGCCCCTAAACCAGGTGGGCACGGTCTCCTCTCCCGACCCCCGCACCCTGGTGGTGCAGTCGTGGGATCCCAGCATGCTTAAGGAGATTGAAAAGGCCATCCGCGACTCCGATCTAGGCCTGAACCCCACCAACAAAGGCGATGCGCTCTACATCAATATCCCCCCCCTGACCGAAGAGCGCCGCAAAGACCTGGTGAAGTCGGTGAAACATTACGCCGAGGAAGCCCGTGTTGCGGTTCGTAACATCCGGCGCGAAGCCCTGGACAAGGCCAAGAAGCTGGAGAAAGAAAAACACCTCTCCGAAGACGACATTAAACGTGCCGAGACCGAAATTCAAAAGATTACCGACGAATTTATCCACAAAATCGACGAAGCCCTGCACAAAAAAGAACAGGAAATTCTGGGAGGTTAG
- the pyrH gene encoding UMP kinase: MKYRRVLLKLSGEFMSGNGFGIQPEATKALAQEVAKAHQLGVQVAIVVGGGNFWRGARQGVGMDRASADYIGMLATIMNALALQDALEFIGVPTRVQTALTIQQVAEPYIRRRAIRHLEKGRVVIFGGGTGNPYVTTDTAAALRGLEMNVDAVLMAKNKVDGVYSDDPRKNPAAIKYDDLTYHQALVEGLQVMDATAMALCQEQNLPIVVFDMFTAGNLEKIIKGERVGTLVHS, translated from the coding sequence ATGAAATATAGAAGGGTACTGCTAAAACTTTCGGGCGAGTTTATGAGCGGCAACGGCTTTGGCATCCAACCCGAGGCCACCAAGGCCTTAGCCCAGGAGGTTGCCAAAGCCCACCAGCTAGGGGTACAGGTAGCCATTGTGGTGGGGGGCGGCAACTTCTGGCGAGGAGCCCGGCAGGGGGTGGGGATGGATCGGGCCAGCGCCGACTATATCGGCATGTTGGCCACCATCATGAACGCTTTGGCGCTGCAGGATGCGCTCGAGTTCATCGGCGTACCCACCCGTGTCCAAACCGCCCTGACCATCCAGCAAGTGGCCGAGCCCTACATCCGACGGCGGGCCATCCGGCACTTGGAAAAAGGCCGGGTGGTGATCTTTGGCGGTGGCACCGGCAACCCCTACGTCACCACCGATACCGCCGCGGCCCTGCGCGGCTTAGAAATGAATGTGGACGCGGTATTGATGGCCAAAAACAAAGTAGACGGGGTGTATAGCGATGACCCGCGCAAGAACCCCGCGGCCATCAAATACGACGACCTCACCTATCATCAGGCCTTGGTAGAAGGCCTGCAGGTCATGGACGCTACCGCCATGGCCTTGTGCCAGGAGCAAAACCTGCCCATCGTGGTTTTCGATATGTTTACCGCGGGCAACCTTGAGAAAATTATCAAAGGGGAGCGGGTAGGAACCCTGGTGCACAGCTAG
- the tsf gene encoding translation elongation factor Ts, whose product MSQLEQIKKLREQTGAGMTDVKKALEDAGWDMEKATVLLRERGALKAAKKAGREAREGIIGSYIHHNLRVGVLVELNSETDFVARNEEFQRLAKDIAMHIAMANPRYVSIEEVSPEDLEKEKAIYIQQLLNEGKPQNIAEKAAEGRLKKFYEETVLLEQPFVKDEKVKVGDLIKAAVAKIGENIQVRRFSRFEVGA is encoded by the coding sequence ATGTCACAACTCGAGCAAATCAAAAAACTACGTGAACAAACCGGCGCTGGCATGACCGATGTTAAGAAAGCCCTGGAAGACGCCGGCTGGGACATGGAAAAAGCCACCGTCTTGTTGCGCGAACGGGGGGCCCTCAAAGCGGCCAAGAAAGCAGGTCGCGAAGCCCGCGAAGGCATCATCGGATCGTATATCCACCACAACCTGCGGGTAGGGGTGCTGGTCGAGCTCAACTCCGAAACCGACTTCGTAGCCCGTAACGAGGAGTTTCAGCGCCTGGCCAAGGACATCGCCATGCACATCGCCATGGCCAACCCCCGCTACGTGAGCATCGAGGAGGTTTCGCCCGAAGACCTCGAGAAAGAAAAAGCCATCTATATCCAGCAACTCCTCAATGAAGGCAAGCCGCAAAACATCGCCGAGAAAGCTGCCGAAGGCCGCCTCAAGAAGTTCTACGAAGAGACGGTGCTCTTAGAGCAACCCTTTGTCAAGGACGAAAAGGTCAAAGTGGGCGACCTTATCAAAGCCGCAGTGGCCAAGATTGGCGAAAATATCCAGGTTAGACGCTTTAGCCGCTTTGAAGTAGGAGCATAG
- the rpsB gene encoding 30S ribosomal protein S2 produces MAVNVSIKELLEAGVHFGHETKRWNPKMKRYIYAERNGIFIIDLQKSMVELERTFKYVQDLAMRGATILYVGTKKQAQEIIQQEADRAGMPYVNQRWLGGMLTNFRTITAQVNRLAELEALFASDEIKERVKTEQVKLQHELERLQKNLGGFRKLRRLPDAIFVVDPTKEAIAVKEARKLGIPVIALADTDSDPDVCDYIVPGNDDAIRSIQLIVNRMTDLIVEARGGGRDIPSINADEVAASEAAEA; encoded by the coding sequence ATGGCTGTGAACGTAAGTATCAAGGAACTGCTCGAGGCCGGTGTACATTTCGGCCACGAGACCAAGCGCTGGAATCCCAAGATGAAGCGCTACATCTACGCCGAGCGCAACGGTATTTTTATCATCGACCTGCAAAAAAGCATGGTCGAGCTCGAGCGCACCTTCAAATACGTGCAAGACCTGGCCATGCGGGGGGCTACCATCCTCTACGTCGGCACCAAAAAACAGGCCCAGGAAATCATCCAGCAGGAAGCCGACCGGGCCGGGATGCCCTACGTCAACCAGCGCTGGCTGGGTGGGATGCTCACCAACTTCCGCACCATCACGGCCCAAGTCAATCGCCTGGCCGAGCTCGAGGCCCTCTTCGCCTCCGACGAGATTAAAGAGCGGGTCAAGACCGAGCAGGTAAAACTGCAACACGAGCTCGAGCGCCTGCAAAAGAACCTGGGTGGCTTCCGCAAGCTGCGCCGCCTGCCCGATGCCATCTTCGTGGTAGACCCCACCAAGGAGGCCATCGCGGTTAAGGAAGCCCGCAAACTAGGCATCCCGGTCATTGCCCTGGCCGACACCGACTCCGACCCCGACGTGTGCGACTACATTGTGCCCGGCAACGACGACGCCATCCGCTCGATTCAGCTCATCGTGAACCGCATGACCGACCTGATCGTCGAGGCCCGTGGCGGTGGGCGCGATATTCCCTCCATCAATGCCGATGAGGTCGCCGCATCCGAAGCAGCAGAAGCATAA
- a CDS encoding FAD-binding oxidoreductase — protein MNTPVWDDGNWRGLPRLEGDLETEICVVGLGGSGLSAILELLRLGRKVIGLDAASVAGGAAGRNGGFLLAGVAKFYHQSVAEHGRDLARALYRATLEQIERMKQETPQAIRPVGSLRIAASAEELADCAAHLEALRADGFEAEPYAGPEGEGLLIPSDAAFNPLLRCRALARQALEAGARLFEHTPALRISGQEVQTPLGQVRCQKVLVAVDGKLEQVLPELRGRVRTARLQMLATAPVSRRFPRPVYRRWGFDYWQQLPDGRIALGGMRDAGGEAEWTTETAPSEAVQIRLEQLLEQLDVRAPITHRWAASVAYTPSGLPIAEEVRPDVWAIGAYNGTGNVVGAMLGREVAWVLNGSWMPGAVLLNSSHIEAT, from the coding sequence GTGAACACGCCTGTTTGGGACGACGGAAATTGGCGGGGTTTGCCTCGGCTGGAAGGCGACCTCGAGACCGAGATTTGCGTGGTGGGGCTGGGGGGGTCGGGTCTTTCGGCCATCCTCGAGCTACTGCGACTGGGGCGCAAAGTGATAGGGCTCGATGCCGCTTCGGTGGCCGGGGGGGCGGCGGGCCGCAATGGGGGTTTTTTACTTGCCGGGGTGGCCAAGTTTTATCACCAGAGCGTGGCCGAACACGGGCGCGACCTGGCCAGGGCCCTTTACCGGGCAACCCTCGAGCAAATCGAACGAATGAAGCAGGAGACGCCTCAGGCCATTCGGCCGGTGGGGTCGCTGCGCATTGCGGCTTCGGCGGAAGAACTGGCAGACTGCGCGGCTCACCTCGAGGCCCTCCGAGCCGATGGCTTCGAGGCCGAGCCCTACGCCGGCCCAGAGGGAGAGGGTTTGCTCATACCCAGCGACGCTGCTTTCAATCCCCTGCTACGCTGCAGGGCTTTGGCCCGCCAAGCGCTGGAGGCCGGAGCCCGGCTTTTTGAGCATACCCCGGCCTTGCGCATCTCGGGCCAGGAAGTGCAAACCCCTTTGGGGCAGGTTCGCTGCCAGAAAGTTTTGGTGGCCGTAGATGGCAAGCTCGAGCAGGTGTTGCCCGAACTGAGGGGCCGGGTGCGTACCGCCCGCTTACAGATGCTGGCAACGGCCCCGGTCAGTAGGCGCTTTCCCCGACCGGTTTACCGGCGTTGGGGTTTCGACTACTGGCAGCAGTTGCCCGATGGCCGTATTGCCTTGGGTGGAATGCGGGATGCCGGGGGCGAGGCCGAGTGGACGACAGAAACAGCCCCCAGCGAAGCCGTGCAAATACGCCTGGAGCAACTCCTAGAACAACTGGATGTCCGGGCCCCCATTACCCACCGCTGGGCTGCCTCGGTGGCCTACACCCCCTCGGGTCTGCCCATTGCCGAGGAAGTGCGGCCCGATGTGTGGGCCATTGGTGCCTACAATGGAACCGGGAACGTGGTAGGGGCCATGCTGGGCCGGGAGGTTGCCTGGGTGTTGAACGGAAGCTGGATGCCGGGTGCCGTGCTGCTGAATAGCTCCCACATCGAAGCTACGTGA
- a CDS encoding VWA domain-containing protein has translation MQVAFGLPGLLLLIPPVLGLVWWWYLRRQPPERKVAGLWLWQKALRRGRARRRFDLRLFLLLFSALLGLLALSLPAVSLDRPGELVVVLDASASMAATDVSPSRLDRAKALAQKYLAASPKAVLVIAGSRIQTFGPASGQELVGRLEGLQASASSTNLEAAIARGKALLPQARVLTIADQAAPPGTDGYLNVASNGANVGITAIGPGFVALANAGPGLWRGEVLVDGQRYALEVPTRGYSSLEVPSSAPSARILGQDALSLDNQARFFRRLVRVELSGSSPALERLLALLETSRGSPGELVFEIGTPRRQPTVFTVFFARQAGGQDTVFDLERTLPYLRGAELVGYSLRIPPPPQTPGWQPLATGESGQALAWYHPNGLYLPPVESLQNLPAFPVLLYNLIAPRGERRTGLLTPAETLLPRPSPDQPLPPSLTVPLAPWLVLLAALVLAAEFYFFQYRAKRPEASPTPAT, from the coding sequence GTGCAGGTAGCGTTTGGCTTGCCCGGTTTGCTTTTGTTGATTCCGCCAGTGTTAGGGCTGGTGTGGTGGTGGTACCTGCGCAGGCAGCCTCCCGAGCGCAAGGTGGCCGGGCTTTGGCTATGGCAAAAGGCGCTGCGCAGGGGCCGCGCCCGCCGGCGCTTCGATCTGCGACTGTTTTTGCTGCTGTTTTCGGCCTTGCTGGGGTTGCTGGCGCTGTCGCTGCCTGCCGTTTCGCTGGATCGCCCCGGCGAACTGGTGGTGGTGCTGGATGCCTCGGCCTCGATGGCCGCAACCGATGTGAGCCCCAGCCGCTTAGATCGGGCCAAGGCCCTGGCCCAAAAATATCTGGCCGCCTCGCCCAAAGCAGTGCTGGTGATTGCCGGAAGCCGGATTCAAACCTTTGGCCCGGCTTCGGGGCAGGAGCTGGTGGGCCGGCTCGAGGGTCTCCAGGCCAGCGCCTCGAGCACCAACCTCGAGGCCGCCATCGCCCGCGGCAAAGCCTTGTTACCGCAAGCCCGCGTGCTGACCATTGCCGACCAGGCCGCTCCCCCCGGCACCGATGGCTACTTGAACGTGGCGAGCAACGGCGCCAACGTGGGCATTACCGCCATTGGGCCGGGGTTTGTGGCGCTGGCCAATGCCGGGCCTGGGTTGTGGCGGGGTGAGGTTTTGGTAGATGGGCAGCGCTATGCACTGGAAGTACCCACCAGGGGGTATAGCAGTCTGGAAGTGCCCTCGAGTGCCCCTTCCGCCCGCATCTTGGGCCAGGATGCCCTGAGCCTGGATAACCAGGCCCGCTTTTTTAGGCGGCTGGTACGGGTAGAGCTCTCGGGCAGTTCGCCTGCGCTCGAGCGGCTGTTGGCCCTCCTGGAGACCAGCCGGGGCAGCCCCGGCGAACTGGTCTTTGAAATCGGCACACCCCGTCGTCAGCCTACCGTTTTTACGGTTTTTTTCGCCCGACAGGCCGGTGGACAGGACACCGTCTTCGATTTAGAACGCACCCTCCCCTATTTGCGCGGCGCCGAGTTGGTTGGCTACAGCCTGCGCATACCCCCACCCCCACAAACCCCCGGCTGGCAACCCCTGGCCACCGGTGAAAGCGGCCAGGCCCTGGCCTGGTACCACCCCAACGGGCTGTACCTGCCCCCCGTCGAAAGCCTGCAGAACCTCCCTGCCTTTCCCGTACTGCTATACAACCTGATCGCACCCAGGGGCGAACGCCGCACCGGCCTCCTGACCCCCGCCGAAACCCTGCTGCCCCGTCCCAGCCCCGACCAACCTCTTCCTCCCTCCCTCACCGTGCCACTGGCCCCCTGGCTGGTTTTGCTGGCAGCGCTGGTGTTGGCCGCAGAGTTTTACTTCTTTCAGTACCGCGCTAAGCGCCCGGAAGCCTCCCCGACTCCCGCGACTTGA
- a CDS encoding alpha/beta hydrolase, whose protein sequence is MGSIPNLPGIVSKMIETPRLNMHVLLRGAADGVPVLLIHGNASSSTFWEETMRALPAGFQAIAPDLRGYGDTEDKLIDATRGCMDWVDDLLGLMDTLGHARFHVAGHSLGGSVVWALLAAAPERILTATAIAPGSPFGFGGTKDLQGTPCAPDFAGSGAGIVNPEFARLIAEGYRGTEHQASPRTVMNSFYWKAPFRHPREEALLSGVLSEKIGPDKYPGDAEPSPHWPGVAPGKWGPANAISPKYIGDSVEKMLAASVKPPILWVRGADDQIVSDLSLFNMGTLGKLGVVPGWPGDEIHPPQPMVGQTRHVLEQYKAHGGSFREVVIPDTGHSPHMEKPEVFDPLFHAHLKSV, encoded by the coding sequence ATGGGTTCCATCCCTAACCTGCCGGGCATTGTGTCCAAGATGATCGAGACGCCGCGACTGAACATGCACGTCCTGCTGCGGGGGGCCGCCGATGGCGTACCGGTGCTTTTGATTCACGGCAACGCCAGCAGCAGCACCTTCTGGGAAGAGACCATGCGGGCCCTGCCCGCAGGCTTCCAGGCCATTGCACCCGACCTGCGGGGCTACGGCGATACCGAAGACAAGCTAATAGACGCCACAAGAGGCTGCATGGACTGGGTGGACGACCTTTTGGGCCTGATGGACACGCTGGGCCATGCCCGCTTTCATGTGGCGGGGCACTCGCTGGGAGGCAGTGTGGTCTGGGCCCTGCTGGCGGCTGCGCCGGAGCGCATCCTCACCGCTACGGCTATTGCGCCGGGCTCGCCCTTTGGTTTTGGCGGCACCAAAGACCTTCAGGGCACCCCCTGCGCCCCCGATTTTGCCGGTTCGGGAGCTGGTATCGTAAACCCCGAGTTTGCCCGGCTGATCGCCGAGGGCTACCGAGGTACGGAACACCAGGCTTCCCCTCGCACGGTGATGAACAGCTTCTACTGGAAGGCCCCCTTCCGGCACCCCCGCGAAGAGGCCCTGCTCTCGGGCGTGCTCTCGGAAAAAATCGGGCCGGATAAATACCCTGGCGACGCGGAGCCCTCACCCCACTGGCCGGGCGTGGCCCCGGGCAAGTGGGGGCCGGCCAACGCCATCTCGCCCAAGTACATTGGCGACAGCGTGGAAAAGATGCTAGCGGCAAGCGTCAAACCCCCCATTCTCTGGGTGCGCGGCGCCGACGACCAGATTGTGAGCGACCTAAGCCTGTTCAACATGGGCACCCTGGGCAAGCTGGGCGTGGTTCCCGGCTGGCCCGGCGACGAGATACACCCCCCTCAGCCGATGGTGGGCCAGACCCGGCATGTGCTCGAGCAGTACAAAGCCCATGGGGGTTCCTTCCGCGAAGTAGTAATCCCGGACACCGGCCACTCGCCCCACATGGAAAAACCCGAAGTGTTCGACCCACTCTTTCACGCTCATTTGAAATCGGTCTAG